The candidate division KSB1 bacterium genome window below encodes:
- a CDS encoding T9SS type A sorting domain-containing protein: KDQGTYHMWYVRGYIIPPSFSFRIGYATSSDGINWTNVPGSGFDGAVLDFGNSGMFDETMVAWPAVIKSEQGFEMWYFGLDNLNVARLGYAISSDGVNWVRIGGNGTKGASIDEAHFASVCKQGDLYQMWYGVEGGDIVNYATSLKATDVEVMNNIPKTYALHQNYPNPFNPSTTIEYGLPISSKVRIVIYDVLGREVIRLIDSEHSAGFYSVIWDGKNRTGNLVASGIYIYRIVAEDVKGEQKFLRIKKLLLLK, translated from the coding sequence TCAAAGATCAGGGCACTTATCATATGTGGTATGTCCGAGGATATATTATACCCCCCTCTTTTTCTTTCCGAATCGGATACGCTACTTCTTCTGATGGAATTAATTGGACTAATGTGCCAGGATCGGGATTTGATGGGGCAGTATTGGATTTTGGCAATTCTGGAATGTTTGACGAAACGATGGTTGCCTGGCCAGCAGTGATCAAATCTGAACAGGGATTTGAAATGTGGTATTTTGGATTAGATAACTTAAATGTAGCGCGCTTGGGCTATGCTATTTCATCTGATGGTGTCAATTGGGTACGAATTGGAGGCAACGGTACTAAAGGAGCTTCTATCGATGAAGCCCATTTTGCATCTGTTTGCAAACAAGGTGATCTCTATCAAATGTGGTATGGCGTTGAGGGTGGCGATATTGTGAATTATGCGACTTCTCTTAAGGCTACGGATGTCGAGGTGATGAACAATATACCCAAAACCTATGCACTCCATCAAAATTATCCCAATCCGTTTAATCCTTCCACAACGATTGAGTACGGTTTGCCAATTTCTTCAAAAGTGAGGATTGTTATTTACGATGTTTTAGGACGAGAGGTTATTCGTCTAATTGATTCAGAACATTCAGCAGGTTTTTATTCAGTAATTTGGGATGGAAAGAATCGTACGGGAAATCTTGTTGCAAGCGGCATATACATTTATCGAATAGTTGCAGAGGATGTAAAAGGCGAACAAAAATTTTTGAGAATAAAGAAACTTCTATTATTGAAATGA
- a CDS encoding transposase: MERYLSGESVEKICSSLRRSRRWFFKWLARYQSGAPDWFEEKSKRPQTNPGRIPDEVEQVVKLVRSSLYNKGLFCGAQTILWELEDMGVEPLPSLRTINRILSRHDLTHGRTGRYEPKGKKYPALLGTCVNRVHQVDFLGPCYLSEPLRFYSLNTVDLATGRCGVEPLLERSCQPTVDALWAIWQRLGMPEHLQVDNEMVFYGSPAHPRGMGALIRLCLLNGIEPWFIPKGEPWRNGVVEKFNDHYRQKFLGRIHIAGETELHLQSLIYERKHNRRYRYSKLGGRTPLEALAIANKTLHFPSEEQAPRHPLKKPESGKYHVVRYIRSDGLLDIFGEKFRVPPETLYEYVIATIDVKEQKLKLYLDKMLVDEINYKMF; encoded by the coding sequence ATCGAACGCTATCTTTCCGGAGAAAGCGTTGAGAAGATTTGTTCATCTCTAAGACGTTCTCGCCGCTGGTTTTTTAAATGGCTTGCTCGTTATCAATCCGGTGCGCCGGATTGGTTTGAGGAAAAATCGAAACGCCCACAAACCAATCCTGGACGCATTCCAGATGAAGTCGAGCAAGTAGTGAAATTGGTTCGCTCAAGTCTTTATAACAAAGGGCTTTTTTGTGGTGCCCAGACGATCCTCTGGGAATTGGAAGACATGGGCGTTGAGCCTTTGCCATCTCTGCGAACCATCAACCGTATTTTGAGCCGCCATGATTTGACGCATGGTCGAACAGGTCGCTACGAGCCAAAAGGGAAAAAATATCCGGCTCTTTTAGGAACATGCGTCAATCGCGTGCATCAAGTGGACTTTCTTGGGCCGTGTTATCTCAGCGAACCGTTGCGTTTTTATAGCCTCAATACCGTTGATTTAGCCACTGGTCGTTGTGGTGTCGAGCCGCTTTTGGAACGGAGTTGTCAGCCAACCGTTGATGCACTGTGGGCGATTTGGCAACGCCTGGGCATGCCTGAACATCTGCAAGTTGACAATGAAATGGTGTTTTACGGAAGCCCAGCGCATCCTCGCGGTATGGGAGCCTTGATTCGACTTTGCCTGCTCAATGGCATTGAGCCGTGGTTCATTCCCAAAGGCGAGCCCTGGCGCAATGGCGTGGTTGAGAAATTCAACGATCATTATCGGCAAAAATTTCTCGGACGTATTCATATCGCAGGAGAAACGGAATTGCACCTGCAGTCACTCATCTACGAACGAAAGCACAACCGCCGCTACCGATACAGCAAATTAGGTGGACGGACGCCCCTCGAAGCTCTGGCGATAGCGAATAAAACGTTACATTTTCCATCCGAAGAGCAGGCGCCACGTCATCCATTGAAAAAGCCTGAGAGTGGCAAATATCATGTGGTCCGATACATTCGCAGCGATGGCCTGCTCGATATCTTCGGAGAAAAATTTCGCGTACCGCCAGAAACGCTTTACGAATACGTCATCGCCACAATCGATGTCAAAGAACAAAAGTTAAAACTCTATCTTGATAAAATGCTGGTGGACGAAATCAATTATAAAATGTTTTGA